Proteins from one Candidatus Nitrospira nitrosa genomic window:
- the rplA gene encoding 50S ribosomal protein L1, whose amino-acid sequence MGKKMNAALKNVEPRVYGLREAVETVKRSAFAKFDESVDLALRLGIDPKRSDQLVRGTAALPHGTGKKVRVLVFAKGEKEQEARQAGADYVGSDDLMEKIKGGWMDFDCAISTPDLMASVGKLGKQLGPRGLMPNPKTGTVTFEVGKAVADIRKGRVEFKVEKAGIVHVLVGKVSFDPAKLYDNASAILESVIKAKPASCKGRYLKSATITSTMGPGVKLDTIALTKQWS is encoded by the coding sequence ATGGGAAAGAAGATGAATGCGGCGCTCAAGAATGTTGAGCCGCGTGTCTACGGATTGCGTGAGGCGGTTGAGACCGTGAAGCGCTCGGCGTTTGCGAAGTTTGATGAGTCGGTCGATCTGGCGCTTCGGCTTGGGATCGACCCTAAGCGTTCAGATCAGCTCGTTCGCGGAACGGCAGCGCTTCCTCATGGGACGGGCAAGAAGGTTCGCGTGCTGGTCTTTGCCAAGGGCGAAAAGGAGCAGGAGGCAAGACAGGCGGGGGCGGACTACGTGGGTTCCGATGATTTGATGGAGAAGATCAAGGGCGGGTGGATGGACTTCGATTGTGCCATTTCCACACCTGATCTCATGGCGTCTGTCGGAAAGCTCGGAAAGCAGCTTGGGCCTCGAGGTTTGATGCCGAATCCGAAAACGGGGACGGTGACATTCGAAGTCGGGAAGGCTGTTGCCGATATTCGGAAGGGACGGGTTGAATTCAAAGTTGAAAAGGCTGGTATTGTGCATGTGCTGGTCGGAAAAGTGTCCTTTGATCCGGCAAAGCTCTACGACAATGCCTCGGCCATTCTTGAATCTGTCATTAAGGCAAAGCCTGCTTCCTGTAAGGGGCGCTATCTCAAGAGTGCCACGATTACGAGCACGATGGGACCGGGAGTGAAGTTGGATACCATCGCACTGACGAAGCAGTGGAGTTAG
- the nusG gene encoding transcription termination/antitermination protein NusG: MIKNWYVIHTYAGFEGRVKTSLMERASQMGLVEKVGQVLVPTEDVIEIKDGKRRTSRRKFFPGYVLVELESPLADETLQMIKETPKVTGFVGGGVVPTPLSDEEVESLLKQVDAGQAEPREQVKFIKSDNVRIIDGPFLGFNGVVDEVDQDHSRLKVMVSIFGRSTPVELGFLQVERI; this comes from the coding sequence ATGATAAAGAACTGGTACGTCATACATACGTACGCGGGTTTTGAGGGGCGTGTGAAAACCAGCCTCATGGAACGTGCGAGTCAAATGGGGCTTGTGGAGAAGGTTGGGCAGGTGCTTGTTCCGACGGAAGACGTGATCGAAATAAAAGATGGGAAACGGCGGACTTCTCGTCGGAAGTTCTTCCCGGGGTACGTTCTCGTGGAGTTGGAGTCTCCGTTGGCGGACGAGACGCTTCAGATGATCAAGGAGACCCCTAAAGTAACGGGATTTGTCGGCGGAGGAGTTGTGCCAACGCCGCTGAGCGATGAGGAAGTCGAGTCCCTGCTCAAGCAAGTTGATGCGGGTCAAGCGGAACCGCGTGAGCAGGTCAAATTCATCAAGAGTGATAATGTCCGCATTATCGATGGTCCATTTTTGGGGTTCAATGGCGTGGTGGACGAAGTTGACCAGGATCATAGCCGATTGAAAGTCATGGTCAGCATCTTCGGTCGGTCGACCCCGGTTGAATTGGGATTCTTGCAGGTTGAACGGATTTAA
- the secE gene encoding preprotein translocase subunit SecE, giving the protein MTESIRLFVTDVRTEMKKVSFPSRAETIGSTTVVIVFCILMSVYLSVVDSFLSWLVGKLI; this is encoded by the coding sequence ATGACAGAATCAATTCGGTTGTTTGTAACGGACGTGCGGACCGAGATGAAGAAAGTCTCGTTTCCGAGTCGTGCAGAAACGATTGGCTCAACAACAGTCGTTATTGTGTTCTGTATCCTGATGTCGGTCTACTTGTCCGTCGTTGACTCATTCCTCTCCTGGTTGGTTGGGAAGCTCATTTGA
- the rplK gene encoding 50S ribosomal protein L11 translates to MAKEVSAQIKLQIPAGKANPAPPVGPSLGQHGVNIMEFCKQFNAKTQKEGDSIIPVVITVYKDRTFSFIMKTPPASDLLKKAAGVIKGSGVPQKDKVGKITRQQLNEIARKKMSDLNAADVEGAARIIEGTARSMGVVIQG, encoded by the coding sequence ATGGCAAAAGAAGTTTCAGCACAGATTAAATTGCAAATCCCGGCTGGTAAGGCCAATCCAGCGCCTCCGGTGGGTCCGTCGCTGGGCCAGCATGGCGTCAATATTATGGAGTTTTGTAAGCAGTTTAATGCCAAGACCCAGAAGGAGGGGGATAGTATCATCCCCGTGGTCATCACTGTCTATAAGGATCGCACATTCAGCTTCATCATGAAGACGCCTCCGGCTTCGGATTTACTGAAGAAGGCGGCCGGGGTCATTAAGGGCTCTGGTGTCCCGCAGAAAGATAAAGTGGGAAAAATTACCAGGCAGCAGCTGAATGAGATCGCGCGCAAGAAGATGTCTGATCTGAATGCGGCCGATGTGGAGGGGGCAGCCAGAATTATCGAAGGGACTGCGCGAAGCATGGGTGTTGTGATTCAGGGTTAA
- the rpmG gene encoding 50S ribosomal protein L33: protein MREIIDMACTLCKQRNYSSMKNKKNDPDRLEQNKFCKFCRKHTPHKEVK from the coding sequence ATGCGCGAGATTATCGACATGGCTTGTACGCTCTGCAAGCAGAGAAACTACTCGTCCATGAAGAACAAGAAAAACGATCCGGATCGGTTGGAGCAGAACAAGTTTTGTAAGTTCTGTCGAAAGCACACGCCTCATAAGGAAGTGAAGTAA
- the rplL gene encoding 50S ribosomal protein L7/L12, translating into MPATEGKLSQEELIKAIEGMSVLDLAELVKGLETRFGVTAAAPVAVAAAPAAGGGAAAPAEEKTAFDVILASAPADKKIQVIKVVRELTNLGLKEAKDLVEGAPKPVKTGVAKEEADTMKKKLEESGAKVEVK; encoded by the coding sequence ATGCCAGCTACAGAAGGAAAATTGTCGCAAGAGGAATTGATCAAGGCCATCGAAGGTATGAGCGTGCTCGATTTAGCCGAGCTTGTGAAGGGATTGGAAACGAGATTCGGTGTTACGGCGGCCGCTCCAGTTGCGGTAGCGGCGGCACCGGCTGCTGGCGGAGGAGCGGCGGCACCGGCTGAAGAGAAGACGGCATTCGATGTCATTCTTGCATCCGCACCGGCAGACAAGAAAATCCAGGTCATTAAGGTGGTTCGAGAACTGACCAATCTTGGGTTGAAGGAAGCAAAGGATCTGGTCGAAGGCGCTCCGAAACCGGTCAAGACCGGAGTGGCCAAGGAAGAGGCGGATACGATGAAGAAAAAGCTCGAAGAAAGCGGTGCAAAAGTCGAAGTGAAGTAG